Proteins encoded within one genomic window of Mesobacillus subterraneus:
- the rpmI gene encoding 50S ribosomal protein L35 encodes MPKMKTHRGTAKRFKKTGTGKLKRSHAYTSHLFANKSTKAKRKLRKSAIVSKGDFKRIRHMLDNIK; translated from the coding sequence ATGCCAAAAATGAAAACTCACCGCGGCACTGCCAAGCGTTTCAAGAAAACTGGAACTGGCAAGCTTAAGCGTTCACACGCTTACACTAGCCACTTATTTGCTAACAAGTCTACAAAGGCTAAGCGTAAGCTTCGCAAATCTGCAATCGTTTCAAAAGGCGATTTCAAACGTATTCGTCACATGCTTGACAACATTAAGTAA